In a single window of the Acetivibrio clariflavus DSM 19732 genome:
- a CDS encoding transglutaminase-like domain-containing protein: MKKTTLYFFVLAIVITFCFTPVQASSAQTTSSIISNGVVLYKPPQSVDGKVVVAGNTSKDKIKVIVSKDDVSTWYDVNLVNGTYNEEIWLIDGKGKYKISVVVHEYDRVYSYGPIVEVNNTIDVNRFLVPSKHVESNNEEIIELAKKITQNLTTSKEKAKAIYDWVAQNIEYDYDKYLKQLNNNFDNEYGALNTLRTGKGVCYDYSTLVAALGRAVGLQVKVIKGNFVNPYRNELHAWNEIYIPEENRWINVDATFAYSLGTNYFDNSDFYKDHEKISEY, translated from the coding sequence ATGAAAAAAACTACGCTCTACTTCTTTGTACTAGCCATTGTCATCACCTTTTGTTTTACTCCTGTTCAAGCATCAAGTGCTCAGACAACAAGTTCTATCATTTCCAATGGTGTAGTCCTTTATAAGCCACCTCAATCTGTCGACGGAAAAGTTGTTGTTGCCGGAAATACGTCAAAGGATAAAATTAAAGTAATTGTTTCAAAAGATGATGTTTCAACCTGGTATGATGTAAACTTAGTTAATGGTACATATAATGAAGAAATATGGCTTATCGACGGTAAAGGTAAATATAAGATTTCTGTTGTTGTTCATGAATATGATAGAGTCTATTCTTACGGACCTATTGTTGAAGTAAATAACACTATTGATGTTAACAGATTTCTTGTACCATCCAAACACGTTGAAAGTAATAATGAAGAAATAATTGAACTGGCAAAAAAAATCACACAAAATCTGACAACATCTAAAGAAAAAGCAAAAGCCATTTACGATTGGGTAGCGCAAAACATTGAATATGATTACGATAAATATTTAAAGCAACTAAACAATAACTTTGATAATGAATACGGTGCTTTAAATACCTTAAGAACCGGAAAAGGTGTTTGTTATGACTATTCAACACTTGTAGCCGCTTTAGGAAGAGCGGTTGGACTTCAGGTAAAAGTCATCAAGGGCAATTTTGTTAATCCATACCGAAATGAACTTCACGCATGGAATGAAATATATATACCGGAAGAAAACCGCTGGATAAACGTTGATGCAACGTTTGCATATAGTTTGGGAACTAATTATTTTGATAATTCCGACTTTTATAAAGATCATGAAAAAATATCCGAATATTAG
- a CDS encoding cohesin domain-containing protein → MKKATSVAIIFILLTTMYFQIFSQASASSDSFIEMELNKTTVEVNDIITATIKINNIPKFSGLQVNIKFDPEVLQAVDPISGKPYNNSTLPLAGELLNNSEFISFAQATNDLKNGIINISKSYLNLEAYREKGIDENTGSVAIIGFKVIKAKDTTIHFQDTKSMPNGIKGTSLYDWDGKTLSGYEVKQPPSIKVVVPSTPTPTLVNTPTPTSTSTPTNVSSPTPNRTETPTPTPTPTVTPTPTITPTKTPKNGYISIDFNKDMVVVGDIIKATISIKDIDNFAGYQINIEYDPNILVPVDPNTGNPYRNYTFPTNGNILQNNKYIPLEKVNHDLEKGILNFGKTYLNLEEYRKSGKAESSGTLAVVGFKAIKEGNAYVYFENTNSMPNAITGTMLVDWNNNVIKSGYSVIQPKIIKVSKATPTVTPTPTATPKVTPTATSTGFEVRIDSDYAAYDQEIIIPVRLRNVPSRGITTADITINYDAKKLKFIEVTAGNIITNPKINFAAHKEKDGVIKLLFLDDTLRYEYIRTDGIFANIKFKVITSNRTTTTVEINKANFGDTSLKAIPVTLTDGLLRLNYVTPTKTPTPTKTPTPTKTPSPTPTKTPATRTPTPARTVIEPATTIPAGAKIGEHKAYLQGYTDGCFRPQKEITRAEAAAIIAKFVNTSSLTNSNNINFPDVTNNHWAKQPIEIVTKAGLFTGYPDGTFRPDDTIKRGEFATVVYKLLNLKPSSKLSNNFTDIDNHWAKNYILELANLKYVNGYSDKTFRPENKIKRDECVVMINRALNRGPLNGAKLFFSDVPENYWAYKDIAEGALDHKYYIDSNGEEVLIK, encoded by the coding sequence ATGAAGAAAGCAACGAGTGTAGCTATCATTTTTATATTATTGACAACAATGTATTTTCAAATCTTTTCGCAAGCAAGTGCAAGTAGTGACTCGTTTATCGAAATGGAGCTAAACAAAACAACTGTTGAGGTAAATGACATAATAACTGCTACAATAAAGATAAACAATATACCTAAATTTTCCGGACTCCAAGTTAATATCAAATTTGACCCGGAAGTATTGCAAGCGGTCGATCCAATATCAGGGAAACCTTATAATAATTCGACATTACCGTTAGCAGGTGAGCTGTTAAATAATTCTGAGTTTATTAGCTTTGCTCAAGCAACAAATGATTTAAAAAATGGAATAATTAATATAAGTAAATCATATTTGAACCTTGAGGCTTATAGGGAAAAAGGAATTGATGAAAATACAGGATCGGTTGCTATTATAGGTTTTAAAGTTATCAAAGCAAAGGATACTACTATTCATTTTCAAGACACTAAAAGTATGCCAAACGGCATAAAAGGTACCAGTTTATATGATTGGGATGGAAAGACACTGTCAGGATATGAAGTGAAGCAACCTCCAAGCATCAAGGTTGTTGTTCCTTCAACACCTACTCCTACTTTAGTAAATACACCAACGCCCACAAGTACATCTACTCCAACAAATGTTTCTTCTCCTACACCGAATAGAACAGAGACACCAACACCTACACCAACACCTACAGTAACACCAACACCTACAATAACTCCTACGAAAACTCCAAAGAATGGCTACATATCAATTGATTTTAATAAAGATATGGTTGTCGTAGGTGATATAATAAAAGCCACTATAAGTATCAAAGATATAGACAATTTTGCCGGATATCAAATAAATATAGAATATGACCCAAATATATTAGTGCCAGTAGATCCGAATACAGGTAATCCTTATAGGAACTATACATTCCCTACGAATGGCAATATACTCCAAAATAATAAATACATACCTTTGGAAAAGGTTAATCATGATTTAGAGAAAGGTATTTTGAATTTTGGCAAAACCTATCTTAATTTGGAAGAGTACAGAAAGAGCGGAAAAGCTGAAAGCAGTGGAACATTAGCTGTAGTGGGATTTAAAGCAATAAAAGAAGGAAACGCTTATGTTTATTTTGAAAACACAAACAGTATGCCAAATGCCATAACAGGAACAATGCTGGTTGATTGGAACAATAACGTCATAAAATCAGGTTATTCTGTTATCCAACCAAAAATCATTAAAGTATCAAAAGCAACACCGACAGTGACACCAACACCAACAGCAACTCCAAAAGTAACACCAACAGCAACGTCAACTGGGTTTGAAGTCAGAATTGATTCAGATTACGCTGCATATGACCAAGAAATAATAATTCCTGTAAGATTAAGGAATGTACCTTCCAGAGGTATAACTACAGCTGATATCACTATTAATTATGATGCTAAAAAGCTTAAATTTATAGAGGTAACAGCAGGAAACATTATTACTAATCCGAAAATAAACTTTGCTGCACACAAGGAAAAGGATGGAGTTATAAAACTTCTATTTTTAGATGATACATTAAGATATGAATATATTAGAACTGATGGTATATTTGCAAACATTAAGTTCAAAGTGATAACATCCAATCGTACTACAACTACAGTGGAAATAAATAAAGCAAACTTTGGCGATACTAGTTTGAAAGCAATACCGGTTACTTTGACGGACGGGTTACTTAGACTTAATTATGTAACACCTACAAAAACTCCAACACCTACAAAAACTCCAACACCTACAAAAACTCCAAGCCCTACACCTACAAAGACACCGGCAACAAGAACACCGACTCCTGCCAGGACAGTAATTGAGCCTGCAACTACTATACCGGCAGGTGCAAAAATAGGAGAGCATAAAGCATATCTTCAAGGATATACTGATGGCTGCTTTAGACCTCAAAAAGAAATAACAAGAGCGGAAGCTGCTGCTATAATTGCAAAATTTGTTAATACTTCTTCGTTAACAAACAGCAATAACATTAACTTTCCGGATGTAACTAATAATCATTGGGCAAAACAGCCTATTGAAATTGTTACTAAAGCAGGGTTGTTTACAGGTTATCCTGATGGCACATTTAGGCCTGATGATACAATAAAAAGAGGAGAGTTTGCTACTGTTGTTTATAAGCTGCTTAATCTTAAGCCTAGCAGTAAATTAAGTAATAATTTTACTGATATAGATAATCATTGGGCTAAAAATTATATATTGGAATTGGCTAATTTAAAATATGTAAATGGATATTCGGACAAGACCTTTAGACCTGAGAATAAAATTAAACGAGATGAATGTGTTGTAATGATAAACAGAGCTTTAAATAGAGGTCCGTTAAACGGAGCAAAATTGTTCTTCTCTGATGTACCAGAAAACTATTGGGCATATAAAGATATTGCAGAGGGTGCTTTAGATCATAAGTATTATATAGACTCCAATGGAGAAGAAGTATTAATAAAGTAA